The nucleotide sequence taattaaaatatgtacTTGTAATGCCTACGCCTATTTCAAGGTTTTACTGGATTTTGCAGGTTGAAAGTCAATGGAGGACTGCCTTCATGCCCAGGCTTACAAGCAGCCTAATTGAATGGTGAAACCCCAATAAACCGAAGACAAGAAATGGTCTAAGCCAAGATCCATGAGACCATTCAAGCCTTGAACAGCATACTTGGTCCACTCGCATTCCCTATATATTATCCAGGTTGCATCGCCACCCATTTCACTACACTTCTTCAAGCCAAAGCCATTCAACACATACCCATTAGAATCAACCAGTCCTAGCAACAAGAAGAAACCCATACAGATCATACAAGGAGAGGACATGGCGAGCCTTCAATCTTCAAGTGTTACTGGGTCACTGGTTTATTCCTCATCTCGTTGCCGGAGAGGAACGATCAGAGCTACTATCAATATGCCTAAGCTCCGGACCAGCGGCATATCTGTGAAGCTCCCCACAAGAGATTTGGTACAGAAAGTACTGGACATGGGAGTTGGTCTCACAGCTGCAACCACCAGCCATGTGGAGAAGAAATACGAGTCCAGAACTAATAGTACTTTCCCTTCTGAAAGCAATGTTTCTGATCCTATGGTGATTGCTAAGCTCCATGCAATCATGGAGGCTGTTGCAGATAGAGTGGAGATGCATAAGAATATTGGGGAGCAGCGTGATAATTGGAACCATCTTCTTTTGACCTCTATTAATGCAATCACACTCACTGCTGCAACCATGGCTGGAATTGCTGCTACAAGTGTAGGAGGACCCCTTGTGGCCCTCAAGCTCTCTTCAACTCTGATGTATTTGGCAGCCACTGGGATGTTGGTGGTGATGAACAAGATCCAGCCATCTCAACTAGTCGAAGAACAGCGTAATGCTGTTAGGTTGTTTAAGCAGCTTCATGGCCAGATTCAAAGAACACTCTCTTGTGGTACTCCTACTAGTACCGATGTTGAGGAAGTCATGGAGAAAGTTTTGGCCCTGGACAAGGCATACCCGCTTCCTTTACTAGAAGCAATGCTAGATAAATTCCCCAAAACTGTGGAACCTGCCGTATGGTGGCCGCAGAACAAGCAAAGACAGAGGCACAGTGGGAGAACAGATGGAAATGGTTGGAGTATGGAGTTGgaagaagaaatgagagaagtaGTTGGTGTTTTAAAGAGGAAGGACACTGAAGACTATTTGAGGCTGGGTAAAATAGCCTTGAAAGTTAACAAGATACTAGCCGTTTCTGGCCCCTTATTGACAGGCTTAGCGGCTTGTGGAACTGGTTTCGTGGGATCTTCTCTTGGTCCCTGGGCCGCGACACTAGGAGTCGTAGCTGGAGCCATGGCAAGCGTGGTGAACACGATGGAGCACGGCGGGCAAGTGGGCATGGTGCATGTTTGAGATGTACAGGAGCACCGCAGGCTTCTTCCGGCTAATGGAAGAGACCATAGAGTCAAATCTAAGTGAAAGAGATGTGGGGAGAAGAGAAAACGGGGAATTGTTTGAAATGAAGGTGGCTCTGCAGCTAGGAAGAAGCTTGTCCGGGCTCAAGGATCTGGCAGCATcctcttattcttcttctaaAAATGGAGATGCCATTGAAGAGTTCGCAAGCAAGCTCTTCTAATACCCTAGAGGTTCATCCTCAGTTTTGTTGATAATGCACCAATTCTTGAATGTCATTAAGCTAACCTTGTCCATAAACGCAATAGAGCTGTACAATCTAGTAATTCATTCACTCATTCAATCAATGAAAATCAGACTGGTAAAGGGCTGAATATTCCATGGAAATTGAAttagtccattttctacatagcAATTTGAACACATCTAATCACTAAAACtgataattaagaaaaatatatatgcatTCAGCTAAAACCGATGTATTTCTAGGTCGCTTTGGAGATGAGATTCCatgaataaaaaacaatgttatattttttctttatcataATTAAGTTTCTTTGGTTTTCTTTATAGTGAAGGAAAACATGAATATTCAAATGACAACTAATAAAATGCAGTTTCTGAggtagaaaattttcatttcttgcGGGCTTGTGGGCTAGTAGAATCCATACCATACATAGAAGTCATTGGAAGAGGAAAAGGTGTGTAAACCATCCATggaaaatgtcaaaaatatCATTCCTTCGTCTTAACTCTATTGAAATAAGACAGGTTTTGAGTATGGGAAGGTTGACTTTTATTATAAGAGCCAAAGTCAATGGTGGGTTTTCAACCAAATGATTCTTTCCTTACAGTTGATAGTTGTCACTCACTGAATTTGAGACCCATTATCAAGTTATGAACGAATTTTGATGCTGAGAATAAGAATTAATGTACAAGACGaaggaaaaattaaatagaCCTGAAGATGTATAAATCATGTgtcaatttttataaagatttcaTGGAGTTTACACGTGTTGACTTTTTAGGGTTAAATGTGAACCTCAAATTTCCGGAAAACTTAGGGTCTACTATGGGTACTGCCgaattaaatcatttatttcaGGTGGTCATTGATTAATTGACATGATCTTCACCTTGGAACAACTTTCTATTGATGGCCCACTATGGGTTGGTTGTAGGCAACCCTTGTACCCTTGATCCCTGTATAACATCAATATCATATGAAATCTTGCATATGCACACGAGAGATAGATGCAATGAAGGCATTGGATGTGGATCAGTTCACTGGTTGACCTTGGTGTCTGATAGTATACTGGTGCTATATTTGCATAAGAAATTCTTCAGgcaatattttttaaggaaacaACCATATAAACAAAGCCTGAAAAATTGTAGATTGGTGACTAGGCTTGGCATATAggcatttcatatatataaaatacttaCAAAATTGTATGGTCCATGACCAGACCCTTTGATTGTATACTAATTAATATGAAATGCAGGAAGACCCTGGATCCATGTGAAGACTAAGATCAAGAAGATTAATCAGCAGTGCAGTATGCATGCATCGATCATGGATGGTACTTCATTGTTTACACTATCAGATTTGATTACATCCTTCTGACAATCTCTAATGGATGTAAAACCAAGCCCTTCTAGTTTGGACGAGCTCTTTTATGAGAAATAACACATTGATCTCCATGCATTGAGGAAGATCTTGTATTATAATCATAGTAAATTGTTATTGcaagtaaaatttatttgtattaccACCTCTATTACCAATCTTCATTGCTTACTAATATTGAAGAGGTGATTggtaataagaaagaaagaaaagaaaaggttagaATGGGATAAATTTCATACTTCTAACCTTTATTCTTATCAGTACTTTTCAACATCATTCACCACCTATTACATTAGTAGGTGATAAAATGGTAATATGAACAATATTTTCTCCTTTGAAAACATCCAATAAGgttttaatccaaaaaaaagaaagaaaacaaaaataaataattgacagaaaatatgagaaaaaaaaatcgaaatttAATATTCATGACAAGCAAAGAAAAGAAGCAAATATGCGCATGAACAAAATAGAGAAGTCCCAATTACCAATTTATTGACCATATACAATGGGGTTAATATTCTTGAAATCAAAACCTTGTCAATTATTTTGAGTCAACAACTTTGTTCCAACTTTTGTAAAGTGTATATCTTATTCTCCATTAAAGATTCAAGATTGTTACTTGATCCATTAAATGACACAGGTATATATAGAAAAGTTCAagaaaagttaattaaaattaattaagaaatgaaattaacttAAGATTGagcataaatatttttaaaaataatttaaaaactccTTAAGTGCTCAAGCACTCGTGCAGGAATTCCATATTTGcgcaattttattatttctatatttGACTTGGTTTTATTATGGAAATTCTACATTTAGTccacgttttttttttcctgtacTTTTTTCCTATCAGCTATCCTAGGGTTctttcttacaatttttttaagattcaaACAAAGCTTTAACATTctcattaaataattattaagcTTATTaataaatggtttttaatttgTGATTTAGtcataaagattaaaaaaaaaaatttaaaaaaagaaagccCATTATCTCATTTGAACACAGTATGTTAATTCGAAAGAAAGACGTCcggaaatttcataaaatggtgATGATGCTCAAATCATCTTTGAACAAAACCCATGATTTACTTACGTCAAATTTATCTGTTGATCAACAATATATGGCTACAGAATTCAGACCTAGAAAACTTGGAgaagcaaaaggctgattttaCCAGTTCTGGTCATGACCCATTACTgggaatttaaatttgaattcttcATCATGTATCGCCtcaaaacatttgaaaaatatatctaaaaagTCATAAATGAACTGAGGGAATTGTTCAAATTCATTGGGGTTTTTTACTCTTAATTAAACTCTATACTTGTAATGCCTTTGCCTATTTCAATTTTACAGGTTTTTGCTGGTTGAAAGTCAATGGAGGACTGCCTCAATGCCCTAGCTTACAAGCAGCCTAATTGAAGGGTGAAACCCCAATAAACCAAAGGCAAGAAAAAGTCCAACCCAAGACCATGAGACCATGAGAACATTCAAACGTTGAACAGCATACTTGGTCCACTCCCATTCCCTATATATAATTGCATCGCCACCCCATTTCACTACACCTCTTCAAGCCTAAGCCATTCAATACATATCCAATAGAATTAACCACCCTTAGCAACAAGAAGAAACTCATACAGATCATACAAGGAGAGGACATGTCGACTCTTCAATCTTCATCAGGAGTTATTACGTCAGTGGCTTATTCCTCATCTCGTTGCCGGAGAGGAATGGCAAGAGCTACCATCAATATGCCTAAGCTCCGGACCGGCAGCCTATCTCTGAAGCTCCCCGCTAGAGATTTGGTACAGGAAGTACTGGACATGGGAGTTAGTCTAAGAGCTGCAACCACCGGCCATGTGGAGAAGAAAAACGAATCCAGAGCTGATAGTACTATCCCTTCTGTGAGCAATGTTTCTGATCCTATGGTGATGGCTAAGCTCCATGAAATCATGGAGGCTGTTGCAGATAGAGTGGAGATGCACAAGAATATCGGGGAGCAGCGTGATAATTGGAACCATCTTCTTTTGACATCCATTAATGCAATCACACTCACTGCTGCAACCATGGCTGGAATTGCTGCTACAAGTGTAGGAGGACCCCTTGTGGCCCTGAAGCTCTCTTCAACTCTGATGTATTTGGCAGCCACTGGGATGTTGGTGGTGATGAATAAGATCCAGCCATCTCAACTCGTCGAAGAACAGCGCAATGCTGCGAGGTTGTTTAAGCAGCTTCATGGCCAGGTTCAAAGAACACTCTCTTGTGGCACTCCTACTAGTACCGATGTTGAGGAAGCCATGGAGAAAGTTTTGGCCCTGGACAAGGCATACCCGCTCCCTTTACTAGGAGCCATGCTTGATAAATTCCCCGAAACCGTGGAACCTGCTGTATGGTGGCCGCAGCACAGGCAAAGACAGGAAAGGCAGAGTGGGAGAACAGATGGAAATGGTTGGAGTGTGGAGTTGgaggaagaaatgagagaagttgTTGGGGTTTTGAAGAGGAAGGACACTGAAGACTATTTGAGGCTGGGCAAAATAGCCTTGAAAGTTAACAAGATACTCGCCATTTCTGGTCCCTTATTGACAGGCTTAGCGGCTTGTGGAACTGCTTTCGTGGGATCTTCTCACGGTCCCTGGGCCGCGACACTAGGAGTCGTTGCTGGAGCCATGGCAAGCGTCGTCAACACGATGGAGCATGGCGGGCAAGTGGGCATGGTGTTTGAGATGTATAGAAGCAACGCAGGCTTCTTCCGGCTGATGGAAGAGACCATAGAGTCAAATCTGAATGAAAGAGATGTGGGGAGAAGAGAGAACGGGGAATTGTTTGAAATGAAGGTGGCTCTACAGCTAGGAAGAAGCTTGTCCGGGCTCAAGGATCTGGCAGCATCCTCTTATTCTTCTTCCAAAAAAGGAGAGGCCATTGAAGAGTTCGCAAGCAAGCTCTTCTAATATCGTGGTGGTTTATCCTCAGTTTTGTTGATAATACACTAAATCTTGTATATCATTGTAAGCTAACCTTGTCTATAAACACAATAGAGCTGTACAATCTagtaattcatttattcattcattcaatTGAAATCAGACTGGTAAAGGTCTGAATATTCCATAGAAATTGAATTAGTCCATTTTCTATACAGCAATTTGAACACAACTGCTCACCAAATctgaaatttaagaaaatatacaTTCTGCTAAAACTGATGTGCTTCTGGGTCAATTTGGAGATGAAAGTCCATGATAAATAAACGGTGtaatactttatattttttctttataatcatCTAAagctttttggttttctttctaGTGAACGAAAGCATGAAAATTCAAATGACAACTAAGAAAATGCAGCTTTTGAGATagaaaaatttcattttcttatgtgGTTGGTGGGCTAGTAGAACCCATACTATATATAGAAGTCATTAGAGAGGAAAAACTGTGTGAACGGTCAAAATTATCATTCCTTCGCTTGAATTCTATTGAAAATAAGACACTTACTTTTGAGACTGAGGAGTTTCTGACTTT is from Vitis riparia cultivar Riparia Gloire de Montpellier isolate 1030 chromosome 10, EGFV_Vit.rip_1.0, whole genome shotgun sequence and encodes:
- the LOC117923250 gene encoding probable F-box protein At4g22030 yields the protein MSTLQSSSGVITSVAYSSSRCRRGMARATINMPKLRTGSLSLKLPARDLVQEVLDMGVSLRAATTGHVEKKNESRADSTIPSVSNVSDPMVMAKLHEIMEAVADRVEMHKNIGEQRDNWNHLLLTSINAITLTAATMAGIAATSVGGPLVALKLSSTLMYLAATGMLVVMNKIQPSQLVEEQRNAARLFKQLHGQVQRTLSCGTPTSTDVEEAMEKVLALDKAYPLPLLGAMLDKFPETVEPAVWWPQHRQRQERQSGRTDGNGWSVELEEEMREVVGVLKRKDTEDYLRLGKIALKVNKILAISGPLLTGLAACGTAFVGSSHGPWAATLGVVAGAMASVVNTMEHGGQVGMVFEMYRSNAGFFRLMEETIESNLNERDVGRRENGELFEMKVALQLGRSLSGLKDLAASSYSSSKKGEAIEEFASKLF